The genomic segment TGAAGCCCTCCGCGGTGACGGTGTACTTGACCTCTTCGTCGCTGACCTTGGAGGTGTTGACCGTGACGAACGACTGGTCGCGCTCGATGTACGCGGCCGCACGGCCGAGGATCATCGGGTCGAAGACCACGTCGCCGTTCATCCACAGCACGCCGTTCTTGCCGGTCGCGGCCAGGGCGCGGAGCAGGCTCTTCGAGGTGTTGGTCTCGTCGTAGCGCTCGTTGTGGACGTAGTTGACGGTCGGGAACGCCTCGATGATCGTCTCGGCGCGGTATCCGACGACCGCGGTGATGCGTGCGTCGGAGCCGAAGGCGGCCCGGATGTTGTCGTGCTGCTGGCGCATGATCGTGCGGCCGTCGCTCAGCTCGGTCAGCGGCTTCGGCAGCGCGCGGCCCAGGCGTGAGCCCATGCCTGCGGCGAGAATGACGGTTTGAAGAGTCACGAGTGCTCCTAAAGGGAAGTTGTGTTCACGGCCGGTTCACCGACCAGACACCTCATCGTGCCGCGTTCATGGTATCGATTCCGCCTGGGAAGGCCCGGGGATCG from the Microbacterium luteolum genome contains:
- a CDS encoding NTP transferase domain-containing protein is translated as MTLQTVILAAGMGSRLGRALPKPLTELSDGRTIMRQQHDNIRAAFGSDARITAVVGYRAETIIEAFPTVNYVHNERYDETNTSKSLLRALAATGKNGVLWMNGDVVFDPMILGRAAAYIERDQSFVTVNTSKVSDEEVKYTVTAEGFINELSKTVKGGLGEAVGINYISSANKKAFMRQLQRVEDQDYFERGLELSIAEDGLLLEPMDVSDLYAVEVDFAEDLERANLFV